One Panicum virgatum strain AP13 chromosome 9K, P.virgatum_v5, whole genome shotgun sequence genomic region harbors:
- the LOC120651424 gene encoding uncharacterized protein LOC120651424, with translation MMRQFTNQQDLVHAGISYYTTCCLNLKSLYDNRIELKTMFISKEWEDNMWSKNEAGRRFYNLVVSNEFWDGVLYAINSFEPVVDVLRRMGCGRSSMGNIYGELANVKREIAFRFENKEEHYLPVWYHIDCIKDEHMKTPLHLAGYYLNPLFYYQNGNEIEKTEIFRDALLECAHKMYPDQSVQERIVHQLKLYRTASQSFGRARATLMNFDPVSWWELHGSTAKELSTMALRILRLTCGSLAYEQSWIEMVHKKKPSLVQCNKFEESTFVMVNRRIQEKAQMKDRSCTCIPSQ, from the exons ATGATGCGCCAATTCACCAACCAGCAGGATTTGGTTCATGCTGGGATCTCCTACTACACAACATGCTGCTTGAATTTGAAGAGCCTTTATGATAACAGGATTGAGTTGAAGACTATGTTTATTTCTAAAGAATGGGAGGACAACATGTGGTCAAAGAATGAGGCCGGCAGGAGGTTCTATAACCTAGTAGTGAGCAATGAGTTTTGGGATGGGGTGCTATATGCTATAAACAGTTTTGAGCCAGTAGTGGATGTTCTGAGGAGGATGGGTTGTGGCAGGTCCTCTATGGGAAACATATATGGTGAACTTGCAAATGTTAAAAGGGAAATTGCCTTTCGCTTTGAAAATAAGGAAGAACACTATTTGCCAGTATGGTATCATATAGATTGTATAAAAGATGAGCACATGAAGACACCATTGCACTTAGCTGGTTATTATTTGAATCCCTTGTTCTACTACCAAAATGGAAACGAAATTGAAAAGACTGAAATATTTAGAGATGCACTTCTTGAGTGTGCACACAAGATGTACCCAGATCAGTCTGTGCAAGAGAGGATTGTGCATCAGTTGAAGCTTTACAGGACTGCATCACAGAGTTTTGGAAGGGCTCGTGCCACTCTGATGAATTTTGACCCAG TTTCCTGGTGGGAATTACATGGCAGTACAGCAAAGGAGTTGAGCACAATGGCACTGAGGATATTAAGGTTAACTTGTGGCTCACTTGCCTATGAGCAAAGTTGGATCGAAATG GTCCATAAAAAAAAGCCATCTTTGGTTCAGTGCAATAAATTTGAGGAGTCGACGTTTGTGATGGTCAACAGAAGGATACAAGAAAAAGCTCAAATGAAAGACAGATCCTGTACTTGCATACCTTCCCAGTGA